The Oncorhynchus tshawytscha isolate Ot180627B unplaced genomic scaffold, Otsh_v2.0 Un_contig_2718_pilon_pilon, whole genome shotgun sequence region ggcctgagggaacacacttaatatgttgtagatatgtggtagtagagtgaACACAcaatatgttgtagatatgtggtagataTGTGGAGtgaggggcctgagggaacacacttaatatgttgtgaaatctgttatgactgtattgtaatgttttaaaaatgtagaaCTGCCTTAGTTTTGCAGGACTCCAGGAAGAgaaaggggatccataataaacacaaagGCTTGTGAAAGGCAAAGTACTTGTATATTTATGTACATTATGCAATATGAAAAGCATATGATGAACAACAGAGGGTTTATACTTGTATCAAATCCAACGAAGCTCATCATCAAAAACCCAACAGACACCTGATATTAGACACGATCAGGTCTCTAAATGAAACAACAGCAGCAGGAACCTTATTCTGCTTTCATATATACAAATGGATTTCATAAAGattaaacaaaaacacaaatgATCAGTTAAAAACTCAAGTCAGAACACAGCCTCTCTATTTTCTCATGTGATTTCAGGTCCTCTAACTGGGAAAATgtctttccacactgagagcagtggtatgtcttctcctcctgtgtgtgtattCTTTCATGCTTATTCAGCTGCCTTAACCAATTaaatctctttccacactgggagcagtggtaggtCTTATCCCCGCCCGTGTGTGTCCTGTCATGTACAATCAGGGCTTCTAACTGGGTAAACCGCTTTCACACGAGGAACATTggagtttttttgtgtgtgtattcgcTCATGCGATTTCAGGGTCCCTAACCACCTAATACTTTTTCCACAATGGGAACAGGAGTAAGACTTCTCTCCAGAGTGTATTTGCTTATGACTTTTCAGGTAATCTAACCGAGTAAAACACTTCCCACACTGGGAACACttgtaaggcttttctcctgtgtgtgttcgctGTGTGATTTCAGGTGTTGTGATCggataaaactcttcccacactgggagcactggtaaggcttttctcctgtgtgtgttcgctTGTGTGATTTCAGTTGTTGTGATCGgataaaactctttccacactgggagcagtggtgttGTCTCGCCGATTTGGACGTCTCTGGGCCTGGTTCCCCTGAAGGACTCTCGCTGCCACTCGCTGCCAGAGTGAGAGTCTGGTCGCTCTCCTGCTAAAAGACAAACAAACGATTTAGTTCAATACTAAAACAGAGCCCTGATATGAAACCTCCATGTGATAAAACTATCTTCCTGTGTGGTTTAATGGGCTGTGTCTGTGCACCGGGGTTCAGTTATTTTCTTTTGACCCACCTAGACGAATTAATAACATCCCAGGCAAATCGTGATCTGTTGAATAGTTTATACTGTGTCCCTATCAAACAGCGACTGGACAAATATTAGGTTTTACaggtatttatttgtatttcagCATAATTGGGTTTTGTTCGGTCCATTATCCTCCTTTTCTAGTCTagtagaaatgatttgatatttagATTatggatgtgaggacgacggtccatacattaaaaaggactaacatgtcaactacagaactaagccaacctcagcgtgaggtTGGCTtagctttggttgtgaatggtgaACTtcgaactcttattcactacagaagtgagaCATCCTAgacgttgagttagcaacagcagctaaaAACATGGGCTTGGAAaggacagacagagtatcccgtctaccacctAACGACGACACTACAACGTTTCccgttcaccaccagagacactcttcaaaggacaaaggagtctgttgggcaacacggccttccatctaccaccaacctatggaagcgcagctcagagttaATATTTAATCGCATTTttcttttccaaatgggtggtaatttagaaGGCATAGGAtattgtatttacgatagcacagcttctccctttgtctctcagtcttcccgctctttcactcaaacccaaccccgtTCTTTGtataaccagctgtcatatctgctccgtccgctagggacgttttcctttatgacatcatttgtaatcaaggtatgattcattctgtgtatatgtaattctgtgtgattagttaggtatttagtaaataaataattaaacccaattttgtattgctgattcaacttgttagccaagAGTATACTCTGCTTCCAAGAATTTAACATTGTTCGATGATCCGAAAACTCTGAAACATAAAATTATTGGAGCTCCCGTGCGAGGAATCTAAAATGGAATGACGCTTTCATTTTGATTCAGCCTATATACATTTGAAAAGCAGATTACATAATATACCAAGTTTATTATACACATTTTTTGGAGTGGTAGACAAGCAtaattgggtgtgtgtgtgctgaggaTTCCCCcgcctccatgttgtgttctgacGTAGTCAGTGGGTACCATAAGCGAATACATTTCTGTATGAGGGCCGAGAAAGATAATTATAGAAATCTGAAAAATAAGAGTGTTTGGCCAAATTCAGGGCTATTTCTGCCTCGCGTTTCAGACGTGTGTAGGCTCGGTCATTATTAATTTTCTCGGGCAAAGGACAAAGAGCCAGCCGATTGAAATCCAGGAGATATTAGCTTGACCAGCGataattatctctgtctctctcgtgttTCCTCGCGAGTAGACCACGGTGCAGTTCGTCGTTTGCCGCGTGTTCCGATTGAAACATTGTCAAAATAACGCCGAAAAGGGTTTGAACATAATGTTATGAGTAAAACCTTTCCCTTGCTAAGGGAATCCTATGTTGTGCATGTTTCATGCATAAAGTAGGATTAGCCTGCACAAGATTCTAAGCTAACAAAGGGTAAACAGCCATTATGTTTTCTTTTGCCACATTGTAATTCCTCCGCCTTGCGGAACGGAAGTCCCGCCCCGGGTGCTTCCGCTTGATTTCAGTGTGTGCAATCAGTGACGGCTGAAGTGTGTGCCAGTACTTTCCTTAGAATAATTATTCAGGTCACACTCAAGTCATTACTTATGATATCCAGACGGATATCAATGTCTTATTCAATTGAACTAATAAGTGAAATGGCCAGATTTACATCCTCAAATGGATCTTTTAAATAATATCCAAATTGATGAGTTTTCTAAATAAGACATTGTAAACTTTTTCCAAACTAAACTAGATGAAGCAACTTCTCAGGTTAATTAAAGATTAATTCCCAAATAGCCTATATAGGTCTGATTTATCATTAAATTGATCAATCAGTAAAATGTGATTTTTGCAAAACTCATTCAGTAATCCAGTACTGACAGAAGCCCCGCCCCATCTGGAATCCCAAGTGGCTTCGGCCTTCAGGGAGAAGTGTACCATAGTGGTGAATGTTCCCAACATTAGAGCTACTGTTTACACTTATGATATCCAATCAATGGAGATTGTATGGATTATAGTCTCAGTCAATTTAATAAGTTAAATTGTTGAACATACCTTAATGTTCTTCCAATCAAATGAGACACTTTTAAACTTCTCATATTAAACCTGGATGAAGCAACCTCTCAGGTTAATTCAAGTTTAATACCCAGGTAGTATTAATCATTAGCATTGATTAATTCATTCAATttgcttttgcaaattcattcacgTCAAACTTCCACATTACTGGTACGGTACTGATGGTTCGTCAACATCTATAAATAGATTAAACTTGTCTTTGCAGCTTCCAATGAATTCCAAACCCAAACTGTGGGTCAGCAGCGCTACCAACCCTAATTATGCCATTAGTGAAAAAACAGCCAAAATTGCAAACGCTCTCCGAAATCAACCATCAAACACAGGCTTTGTGACGGTTCTCTCCACTTTAACACATCTGTATCGCCATCAAAGGTTGGCATCGGTCCAATACCACAGTAAACAGCTGAAGCACGTGCGAGACATGGCTAACATGAGGGCACAGGTGGAGAGACATGGCTAACATGAGGGCACAGGTGGAGGGACATGGCTAACATGAGGGCACAGGTGGAGAGACATGGCTAACACGAGGGCACAGGTGGAGAGACATGGCTAACACGAGGGCACAGGTGGAGAGACATGGCTAACACGAGGGCACAGGTGGAGAGACATGGCTAACACGAGGGCACAGGTGGAGAGACATGGCTAACACGAGGGCACAGGTGGAGAGACATGGCTAACACGAGGGCACAGGTGGAGAGACATGGCTAACACGAGGGCACAGGTGGAGAGACATGGCTAACACGAGGGCACAGGTGGAGAGACATGGCTAACATgagggacaggtggagagaactgAGCTACTATTGACAAAAGCAGGAATTGAAAACATTCTGCTAGACGAGGAACTGCGTTTGAAATCATAGCAATTAAAAGTAATTGCAAATACCTATGACGATGAACGAGCACAAACTCTTGACAAATCAAAATCGTTGTCTCCAGGAACAACTCGATTTAGAAAACTAAATACGATGT contains the following coding sequences:
- the LOC121843581 gene encoding oocyte zinc finger protein XlCOF19-like; translation: MLMNTVTEKEASRVKVEEEGVFGVKLVGKITGTLEEEEEETGGLSNTTGERPDSHSGSEWQRESFRGTRPRDVQIGETTPLLPVWKEFYPITTTEITQANTHRRKALPVLPVWEEFYPITTPEITQRTHTGEKPYKCSQCGKCFTR